The following nucleotide sequence is from Oreochromis niloticus isolate F11D_XX linkage group LG9, O_niloticus_UMD_NMBU, whole genome shotgun sequence.
tctttcacgtggaattccaataaaatggattcatgtttgtggctgtaatgtgacaaaatgtgggaaagttcaagggggccgaatatttttgcaagccactgtatgtttCTCAGAGAGGAATAAAGAGTTAACTTAGTGTTTGTCTGTTCTGATGTTTCAGATGCTGAGGTGTCCTGTGTTTTCATGGAGAGATGCGTCTTACCGTGCAGTTTCAAGATTGGGAATGAAATCGTCATCCACTGGTTTAACACAAAAAGAGACCTTCATGTCCACTCATTCTACTACAGCAGAGACCAGCTTGGAAACCAGGACCAGTACTACAGAAACAGGACTTCACTGTTCAAGGACCAGATCCGCAGAGGAAATGCCTCACTCCAGCTGACAAGTGTGGAGGTTCAGGATGAGGGCAGATATAAGTGCCACACCAGCACCATCAAGGGAAACCAGGAGTCATTTGTCAACCTAAAAGTGGACGGTAGGAGAAActtgcagcaaacatcagctcaGTTCTCCGTGCTCTGTCAGATAAATTGATGATGAGTTTGTGATCCGTGATTTTCTTTTATTGCAGCTCCAGTTAATAAGGTCACAATTGATCAGGTTGAAAACAGGATCAGCTGCAGGTCAGAGGGGATCTACCCTGAACCTCAGCTCTCCTGGTCCACCAGCCCTCCATCCAACATCACCTTCACTAACACCACCACAGTTGAGCGGACTGAGCAGCTGCTTTACAACATCAGCAGCTCTCTGATGCTTTCAGCCGGTGTTTATGATCTGCTCTTTATCTGCACCATCAGCACTCGCAGGAACAGGAGGAGAACCACTCTGCAAAGACTATGTGAGTATTTCAACCAAACTAGGAGAACTGCAGATGGAACGTAGATAACTAGGAAAAAATATGAAGGAAAATTGCATTAAATATgttttctgaaaaattaaaacaaacaaacaaaaaacacaaaacctgtTTATCTATCCTGATGAAACAATGCAAGGAAATCTCTATCCGTGATGTATCTTCGTCACCTTGCACTTTCAGATAAAATGCAGCATCCACACAAAGACTGTGGagcttttaaaatgtgtcaAGATGAATAAGGCGCACCAGAATTATCAAAAAGCAGAAAAGTTAAAGACGGACTTTGGATGTGGTTTatgcagaaaataagaaaaaacagtTGAGCTCTCTCTCATCAAAACACTGTAAGAAAATACGTGAATTTCTTTAAATATCAGTAATAACATACATATATCAGTATGTGGAGGGGTGCGGTTTggggctcagctgcaggggtaCATATGAGCTCAGTGAGAACATGGGCGGTGCGAGGAAGATTTGCTTCatagaggaagcagagtctggagTACCAGGAGGCAGAGGTCAGTGAGGTATTTATaaagctgtttggtggttggtGCACAGGGTGGATGAGATTCAACCCAAGTTCTTTTAGGCTTTGGGTTTTGTAGGCTTCTCCTGGGTGACATCAGTGGGGGTTTGGGGACAGCTCCTCTGGATTGGTGCTCTGGATCCACAGAGGAACCAGAGGGTTCACATTTCTTAGCCATCCTGAGAAGGTCCATGCTACGATACGGTCTTCAGAGGAATGGTGCAGCATGGATCAGTCTGATACCctgttcagttcaattcaattttatttatacagcgtcaaatcacaacaacagtcgcctcaaggcgctttatattgtaaggcagaccctaaaataatacgtgcagagaaaaacccaacaatcatatgaccgcctatgagcaagcactttggcgacagtgggaaggaaaaactcccttttaacaggaagaaacctccggcagaaccaggctcagggaggggcggggccatctgctgcgaccggttggggtgaaagaaggaaaacaggataaagacatgctgtggaagagagacagagattaataacagatatgattcgatgcagagaggtctattaacacatagtgagtgagaaaggtgactgaaaaggaaaaactcaatgcatcatgggaatccccggcagcctacgtctattgcagcataactaagggaggattcagggtcacctggtccagccctaactatatgctttagcaaaaaggaaagtttgaagcctaatcttgaaagtagagatagtgtctgtctcccgaatccaaactggaagctggttccacagaagaggggcctgaaaactgaaggctctgcctcccattctacttttaaatactctaggaacaacaagtaggcctgcagagcgagagcgaagtgctctaatagggtgatatggtactacaaggtcattaagataagatggggcctgattatttaagaccttgtatgtgaggagcaggattttgaattcaattctggatttaacaggaagccaatgaagggaagccaatacaggataaatttgctctctctttctaatcCCTGTCAGTTCTTACTGACAGGGATTAGACAGGGATATTCCAAATTGATGGCTGTCTGAGAGTTCCTCAGGACTCCTcttctttactatttttttcctgctttttgttACAGAATTAAAATCaccaaacacaaactttgtatCCTTAACTTTTGCCGGTGAGTTTAAGTTTCGCTTCTCGTCCAATTGCATTCTTTCTTCTCTGCATTGCCGCATCCAGTAAGATGCTGTGGCAACACAACCTGAAAACTCAAACAAATATCACGTCACTGATGAGTACTGGACAACGCTCTTTGCTGGTCTTTTGGCTGGTGAAGGTTCACTATGTGGTTACCATGGATACATGACGCTCTGTGTGGGAGTGCTTGCCTCGGCTCGGTGTTGCTTGGGGCTGCGTGGACCTCTTAGTAATTTCCCAAGACTATGGTTTTTAATATTGTTGTTAATCATTTACATTGTATGCCTTCAGCTGATATCAGTGGTCCCAGCACTGGTGTGACAATACCCTGCACCCCCTCAAACACTTCACTCACCAACTTCACCCTCCTCTGGAGATTCAACCACACTCACACCATCCTGAGCCAGTCCTGGACCGACGTCACCTACTCGGTGTCAGACCGGTGGAGGCAGAAGGTGGAGAATGTGTCCAAGTCAGGCAGCCTCATGCTAAAGGACTTATCCACAAAGCAGGAGGGGATGTACACCTGTAAGCTCAGTAATGCTGAGGAGACGCACACCACCCACATCCACCTGAGAATAACTGAAGGTGAGATTGAGCTGATATAAAACACTGCAGGGAGAAACTTGCCCGGCTGATGACCAGATAAAGCCAGATTTCTAAAGAAATTCATTAATCATTGATATAATTAATCAGTTTTCAATTGCAAAGCGTGAATGAATTTGCATAATTGAacaaaagcataaaataaactactaaatGTGTATTTTGGACATTTTCTTTGCATTGGTTTAAAAAGTGAAACAACATGACCCAAAATCTCAACTTCTCATAACAAATAACTTCTTACCTGTAGAGTCCTGACTAACTGTGTAGCTGTGCACCTGCCAGAgcttttattattgtatttgtaAAGTGGGGACATTCAGCCAGACAAAGATTTATTCTACTCAGAAATGTTTGCTGTTGAAACATAACTACACAGACCAATAATGTAAAAGTAAAGATTCAGTGTAACTGTATCAAAAGTGAACCTATCAGTGTTTCTGCAGCTATGACCTCGTGTTATCACTGCACGTGAGCTTTACTCATAatttcataaaataaaacatgtgagcGACTGTGAGGAGAATAATTGGAGGGGAAACGaaccttttctttttacaggtttCTCTCTTCATGGTTCAGTTAACGAGTTAAAGCTTATTGAGGAAGTGAATCTGTCAGTTGAACCAAAATAGAAAACATAACTAATCCTGATGCAGCAGCAAGTTTTACTGTCACTTAGTCATCATACACTTCAGTTTTTGAATAATTCAGCAGTAAAACAAGCTCGTCAGGATTACAGTAATATTCACGTGCGCAAACTAGCAAATATGAAGtattaaatcagctgtgtttgtaCTTATAAAGATCATGTACAGTCTTTGATAATCACCAACATTATGATTAGTAACTGTACTTTCATTACACATTTTTCCACAGGGGCTCGCTCTAACACTGCAGTCATTACTACAGCTGTTATGTGTGGACTGGTATTGATCGGCCTGTCGTTCGCTGCCCTAATCTACATCAGGAGGTCTGCGCTACACTTTAATTACTTTGTTTGACTTTGCACAGCGTTGTTTATAGTCCAGGGTTGAATCACTGTAAACACCATAGTGTGTGATGGCGTTTGTTTGTGCTGGTCTGTCTGCATCGTTCTGCCATCATGAGGTAAACTAATCTGTTCATGTCAGactttgagctgataaatattGAACAGCTGGTACTTTTGTTCaagtaaaagagagaaaagatctCAGAGAAATGAAACTATCGGGGGTTTTTACATTAGGGTGAAAAGAAAGCATCAAAAACATCAGTGAAGCTGCTGTAGATTAGACATGAATGACTTTCTGACTCACTGGAAAAAAGTTATAACCTTCTTATTGTGAGGACGAAACAATGATTGAATCGGTGTCTTactgactttttgttttgcaggcGACTGTGTAATCTGAAGGATTGAAATTATGGACGCTGAAGACGTTTTTTGAAATCATCCATCAGGTTTTGAAGCCGAGCCTCACTCTAACCTTTGTTCATAGCATCAGCTGAGTTTACCTCATCATTGCCAACGTCTCTAATACATAGTTAACCTTTGTTTTCTGATTTTAAATAATCTAATTCCCTATCAGCTAGTAACACATTACTATAATCACATTACTTTTATGTGGGACGCTGTAATGTAATATtacattgattcattaattgTACTAAATTTACTAATCAGACAGTTAAGAAAAGATTCATCAATCATCTGCAGGACAGTTGGATAGAACAGCAATAATCACATGtcttctttttctgtgtattacAATATACAGCTACCCACTGCTGCTAACGCACCACAGGCACGCAGCCTTTGTATCGTCGTCACAAACCAGGATGGACTCTGTTTTGTTCAGAGTCACAACAAAGAGAAATCTTATTTTACTaactcagtggttcccaaactttttttgctgggccccccttgtttaacaagaaaaatgttcgcgcccccccacccccgcgcgtgcacgcgcgcacgcacacgcacaaacacatccttcaaccacacacacccatattttgctccattgcggtttatttcacacctcaaacatttattaaacaattaagcaaatacaaataatctgcaataaattacaggtagtaagaaaataaactaccaactcttttacgctccgtccgcacctacacgggtatttttgaacaCGCAGCTGTTTCGGCCACATGTAAACGGCGTATCGAATCACCGAGAAcggagatttttttaaaactccttttttttgcgtttacgtgtggacaaggaatacagagtttgtcacgcaatgtcaaaggtatgtgcctttttcacgtcacactgtgcgccacgttattgtttacatgagatgaatggcagatagagacaaaatactgttaatctgactctgcaggttttacacgcttacatatacaggccattactgtccctgcatttagaaaggcagaggcatcacggtgtaattattttacgtgtagttgttttttttcctgtgtaataatgttcaacattgctatcaatacatttttcaaaaaaaccctctgcaaaatgggttcaaacaaactgtgggatactgtttgtccgtgatttgaacagcccagcgctgctcccgatgcagggaaaactaattctgcagggagacctacctcagcacttgtgcaggtgaaaccaaagggaagatatgcttcaccatattttctagtctttggcttagaatgaagttggtttggaaacatattcagcgatgcttcatctcctgctttgcgtttgtgtgggcgccccgtgctagcagtgtccaagcgttgtttttgtttttgttttttttcccttttcatgccgcgccccccctgcaatagctctgcgccccccctagggggcgggccccacactttgggaaccactgtacTAACTGATGAAGAACGAAGTAAAAACATAGTGAAGTAGAGTTAACCATTAGGCTGTTTTCAAACCATtaggtgtccaaacttttttcactgagagccacatacatacaaatataggaggggctgggccacttactagaaattaggtatataaccttaactgtagtgtattaaagttagaaaaataatttaaaagtggtcaaatgtgttatattattgaatataattaaagacaaaactgccttcatcacagttttccataaatggatctttgttgatttattcagaaaaagctttggtagctcattctcagaacagcagcagatttcctcttagacagaagatttacagcacagagaaaaaataataaaggggaaaatgggacgggtacatttcaagcttgttatttaagttcttaggcttagcaacacacctattaacgttcgtttgaaatgattatcaacattaacagactgaactggacttaataacatgagtccatataattttagtaaattattctggtgagtatcagctgcgctgggtatgtaaatcgggccatccagccgcggtgctgatccgacgccactcatgccaaaaatccggacaaatgtcacttgatcaaggagcagatctgcatcagatgagatcagctgactttgcgtgtgcgtgcgctgtgcacagcagtgtgtactctgtgtgttaacaagaaaaacgcatataagaaagtggtgcgcaaaagcagggtagtggcagaattgatgcgcattattgatatttgaagcatgtgtacctgcacattaacacacgggtactgtggaatatattttttactcacctaaagcgctcgtgctctcgtccactccccgcaaaaaacattagcagctgtgcggcgtctgtggcatcggtgctcatgcgatggagtaaaaatcaaaagcacagctttatcagacagttgcagtttaatgttggctgacagtcttcagtgcgtggcacaactgtatttctggacacgctgacgttgttgaagtcctgcacttttttcgggcacattatttcagtgactttaacgaggcagcgttttatgaggtctccatctgaaaaaggcttgccatgtcttgcgatgag
It contains:
- the LOC106096615 gene encoding uncharacterized protein LOC106096615 is translated as MVDQRSLYLLTWIFLTIVDGDAEVSCVFMERCVLPCSFKIGNEIVIHWFNTKRDLHVHSFYYSRDQLGNQDQYYRNRTSLFKDQIRRGNASLQLTSVEVQDEGRYKCHTSTIKGNQESFVNLKVDAPVNKVTIDQVENRISCRSEGIYPEPQLSWSTSPPSNITFTNTTTVERTEQLLYNISSSLMLSAGVYDLLFICTISTRRNRRRTTLQRLSDISGPSTGVTIPCTPSNTSLTNFTLLWRFNHTHTILSQSWTDVTYSVSDRWRQKVENVSKSGSLMLKDLSTKQEGMYTCKLSNAEETHTTHIHLRITEGARSNTAVITTAVMCGLVLIGLSFAALIYIRRRLCNLKD